A window of Clostridioides sp. ES-S-0010-02 genomic DNA:
ATATCATTTAATTCTTTTTGATTGCTATGAAATATTTCTTTCCTTACATCAAAAAACATTTCTTTTAAATCTATATCTTTTGGACACTCTACCTTGCATATTCCACATAACATGCAAGAATATGGTATATTTTTATTTATTGATTTATTTTGCAAAATGTCTATCATAAGTTCTCTTGGTGAGTCTCCAAATTCTTTCATCATAGGACATACCTTAAAACATTTTTTGCAATTTATACAATCATTGTTATTTTTTTCGATTTTTTTTAACGTCTCTAATTTTAACTTTACCTCTTTTATACAAATACACCTCCATATTGATTAATAGCTTTTTTCTATAATAAAAAACTCATTCTATAAAATTATAACAAATAGAATGAGTTTTTTCTAATAGATATTATCTATGCACTTTTTAATATATTTTTATTCAACTGTTACTGATTTAGCTAAGTTTCTTGGCTTATCTACATCACAACCTCTTAATACAGAAACATGATAAGCAAGTAATTGCATTGGTACAACTGCTAATATTGGTGATAAAATATCATCTGAGTTTGGTATATAAATTATTTTTTCAGCAGCTTTTTCAACGTCTTTATTATGACTTTGAGCAATTGCTACAACATAAGCTCCTCTTGCTCTTACTTCTTCCATATTAGAAACCATTTTTTCAAATAATTTTTCTTGAGTAGCTATAGCAATTACAGGAGTTCCTTTTTCTATTAATGCTATTGTTCCATGTTTTAATTCTCCTGCTGCAAAAGCTTCTGCATGTATATATGATATTTCTTTTAATTTTAATGAACCTTCCATTGCTAAACTATAGTCTATACCTCTTCCTAAATAGAAAGCATGGTCAGAGCTAACAACTGTTTTAGCAACTTCTTTTATATATTCTTCATTATCTAATATTTCTTGTATTTTTGATGGTATTTCTTTCATCTTAGTAATCATACCATCATAAAACTCTCTAGTTATTGTTCCTTTTTTAATAGCAAAATCTAAAGCTATCATATATAAAGAAGTTATTTGAGTTGTATATGCCTTAGTTGATGCAACTGCTACTTCAGGTCCTGCCCAAGTATAGAAAACATCATCTGATTCTCTTGCTATAGATGAACCTACAACATTAGTTATTGAAAGTATTCTTGCTCCTTTAGCTTTTGAATCTCTTAGTACTGCTAAAGTATCTGCTGTTTCACCAGATTGGCTAACTAATATTACTAATGAGTTTTCATCTACAAATGGGTCACTATATCTAAATTCTGATGCTATATCAGTTATTACTGGTATATTTACAAATTTTTCTATAGCATACTTACCAAGTAATCCAGCATTATATGCCGTTCCACAAGCTACTATATAAACTTTATTTATTTTATCTAAATCTTCTTTAGAAATATTTATACTATCTAAAATTATATTTCCATTATCATCAAGTCTTCTTTCTAGAGTTTCTCTAACTCCTGTTGGTTGCTCATGTATTTCTTTTGACATAAAGTAATCATATCCACCTTTAGATGCAGCTTCTACATCCCATGTTACATGGAATACTTCTTTTTCTACAACATTTCTATTAGAGTCATAAATTGTTACATTTTCATCTTTTAGGTGAACTATCTCTCCATTTTCTAAGAAATAAACATCTCTAGTATATTTTAATAAAGCAGGTATATCTGATGCTATAAAGTTTTCGCCTTCACCCACACCAACTACAAGAGGACTATCTTTTCTTACTGCAACTAATTCATTTCCATGTTCTTTACATATAACACCTAAT
This region includes:
- the glmS gene encoding glutamine--fructose-6-phosphate transaminase (isomerizing), coding for MCGIVGYLGSRKAAEVIIEGLSKLEYRGYDSAGVAVNGSNCDELNIRKFKGRLSVLAEDLEKNPIDGNLGIGHTRWATHGEPSDVNSHPHFNQAKTIAVVHNGIIENYMEIKEELISEGVKFESQTDTEVIAHLVDKYYEGNLLDAVYKTISKLRGAYALGVICKEHGNELVAVRKDSPLVVGVGEGENFIASDIPALLKYTRDVYFLENGEIVHLKDENVTIYDSNRNVVEKEVFHVTWDVEAASKGGYDYFMSKEIHEQPTGVRETLERRLDDNGNIILDSINISKEDLDKINKVYIVACGTAYNAGLLGKYAIEKFVNIPVITDIASEFRYSDPFVDENSLVILVSQSGETADTLAVLRDSKAKGARILSITNVVGSSIARESDDVFYTWAGPEVAVASTKAYTTQITSLYMIALDFAIKKGTITREFYDGMITKMKEIPSKIQEILDNEEYIKEVAKTVVSSDHAFYLGRGIDYSLAMEGSLKLKEISYIHAEAFAAGELKHGTIALIEKGTPVIAIATQEKLFEKMVSNMEEVRARGAYVVAIAQSHNKDVEKAAEKIIYIPNSDDILSPILAVVPMQLLAYHVSVLRGCDVDKPRNLAKSVTVE